A DNA window from Thermoflexus sp. contains the following coding sequences:
- the ppdK gene encoding pyruvate, phosphate dikinase produces MKKWVYLFEEGYREIPAERRRDLLGGKGAGLAEMAGAGLPVPPGFTITTEACNAYFAAGKQFPEGMWEQVLEALHRVEEKVGRRFGDPQNPLLVSVRSGAKFSMPGMMDTVLNVGLTDETVHGLIAQTGDERFAYDAYRRLIQMFGRIVKGIPGEKFEHILDRYKAKTKGKQDTDLTADMLRDIVEDFKALYRKELEEEFPQDPLEQLRQAIRAVFDSWFGKRAVDYRNFYKIPHDLGTACNVQTMVFGNMGFDSATGVAFTRNPATGEKELYGEYLPNAQGEDVVAGIRTPLKITKKASQEWAREHGIPEEERRLRYPSLEERMPETYRQFLEVAALLERHYRDVQDLEFTIERGRLWMLQTRTGKRTARAAVKIAVDMVHEGLITKEEAVMRVEPEQINQLLLPRFDEKAKERAREKGELLARGLNASPGAATGHAVFDADTAEAWGRNGRPVILVRPETTPDDVHGMIAARGILTQRGGATSHAAVVARGLGKPAVVGCEALQIDLERRQFSVNGRVIREGDFISIDGSTGEVFAGQIPTIDPNLAEERELVELLSWADEFRRLQVWANADYPRDARKAREFGAEGIGLARTEHMFFETDRLPYVRQMILNAPEAQRLMDQLRAAQQAVQTRPDDPKAQKALREAERAVRTSKAVRAYRKALDRLLPVQRKDFEGLFEAMDGLPVIIRLIDPPMHEFLPRYEELLAEVVELRTRIEERRRIKGYRPRKGEKSLKQMEEELAEKEALLRAVNALREMNPMLGLRGIRLGILYPDIIRLQVRAIFEAACNVKRRGITPKPEIMIPLSADVKELQIVREIVDEVARDVMAREGMGIDYKFGTMIEVPRAALLAGEIAQVAEFFSFGTNDLTQTVWAISRDDAEGKFLLRYLEEKILPENPFQVLDRKGVGRLMRMAVEEGRRTRPDLEVGICGEHGGDPSSIEFCHEIGLNYVSASPYRVPVARLAAAQAALKERAARIETR; encoded by the coding sequence ATGAAGAAATGGGTTTATCTCTTTGAAGAGGGCTATCGGGAGATCCCGGCAGAGCGCCGCCGGGATCTCCTTGGCGGCAAGGGCGCGGGGCTGGCGGAGATGGCCGGAGCGGGCCTTCCCGTTCCCCCGGGATTTACGATCACGACCGAGGCCTGCAATGCCTACTTTGCGGCGGGCAAGCAGTTCCCCGAGGGCATGTGGGAGCAGGTCCTGGAAGCGCTCCATCGGGTGGAGGAGAAAGTCGGCCGCCGCTTCGGTGATCCCCAGAATCCCCTCCTGGTCTCGGTCCGCTCGGGCGCCAAGTTCTCCATGCCCGGGATGATGGATACCGTCCTCAACGTCGGGTTGACCGATGAAACCGTCCACGGCCTGATCGCCCAGACCGGCGACGAGCGTTTCGCCTACGATGCTTACCGCCGGCTCATCCAGATGTTCGGGCGCATCGTTAAGGGCATCCCCGGCGAGAAATTCGAGCACATCCTGGATCGCTATAAGGCGAAGACGAAGGGCAAGCAGGACACGGATCTGACGGCGGATATGCTTCGGGATATCGTTGAAGACTTCAAGGCCCTTTACCGCAAGGAGCTGGAAGAGGAATTCCCTCAGGATCCCCTGGAGCAGCTTCGCCAGGCGATCCGGGCCGTGTTCGATTCCTGGTTCGGCAAGCGGGCGGTGGATTACCGCAACTTCTATAAGATCCCGCATGATCTGGGCACCGCGTGCAATGTCCAGACCATGGTCTTCGGCAACATGGGCTTCGACTCGGCCACTGGCGTGGCCTTCACCCGAAACCCGGCCACGGGGGAGAAGGAGCTCTATGGGGAGTATCTCCCCAATGCCCAGGGGGAGGATGTGGTGGCCGGTATCCGCACACCCCTCAAGATCACGAAGAAGGCCTCTCAGGAGTGGGCCCGGGAGCATGGGATCCCCGAGGAGGAGCGTCGTCTGCGGTATCCAAGCCTCGAGGAGCGGATGCCGGAAACCTACCGCCAGTTCCTGGAGGTGGCCGCCCTGCTGGAGCGCCACTACCGGGATGTCCAGGACCTGGAGTTCACCATCGAGCGCGGGCGGCTCTGGATGCTCCAGACCCGCACCGGCAAGCGCACCGCCAGGGCGGCCGTCAAGATCGCCGTGGACATGGTCCACGAGGGGCTCATCACCAAGGAAGAGGCGGTGATGCGGGTGGAGCCCGAGCAGATCAACCAGCTGCTTCTCCCGCGTTTCGATGAGAAGGCTAAGGAGCGGGCCCGCGAGAAGGGGGAGCTCTTGGCGCGGGGCCTCAATGCCTCCCCGGGCGCGGCCACTGGCCATGCGGTCTTCGATGCGGATACGGCCGAGGCCTGGGGGCGGAATGGCCGCCCGGTGATCCTGGTTCGCCCGGAGACCACGCCGGACGATGTGCACGGGATGATCGCCGCGCGTGGCATCCTCACCCAGCGCGGCGGGGCGACCTCCCACGCGGCGGTGGTGGCTCGTGGTCTGGGCAAGCCGGCGGTAGTGGGTTGCGAGGCGTTGCAGATCGATCTGGAGCGCAGGCAGTTCTCCGTCAACGGCCGGGTGATCCGGGAGGGCGATTTCATTTCCATCGACGGCTCCACCGGTGAGGTCTTCGCCGGCCAGATCCCCACCATCGATCCCAATCTGGCGGAGGAACGGGAGCTGGTGGAATTGCTCTCCTGGGCCGATGAGTTCCGCCGCCTCCAGGTCTGGGCCAACGCGGATTACCCGCGGGATGCCCGCAAGGCCCGGGAATTCGGCGCTGAGGGCATCGGCCTGGCCCGCACCGAGCACATGTTCTTCGAGACCGATCGCCTGCCCTATGTGCGCCAGATGATCCTCAACGCCCCCGAGGCTCAGCGCCTGATGGATCAGCTGCGGGCGGCGCAGCAGGCTGTCCAGACCCGGCCCGATGACCCGAAGGCTCAGAAGGCCCTTCGCGAGGCGGAGCGGGCCGTTCGGACCTCGAAAGCGGTCCGGGCCTATCGCAAGGCCCTCGATCGCCTGTTGCCGGTCCAGCGGAAGGACTTCGAAGGACTCTTCGAGGCCATGGACGGACTGCCGGTGATCATCCGGCTCATCGACCCGCCCATGCATGAGTTCCTGCCGCGCTATGAGGAGCTCCTGGCGGAGGTGGTGGAGCTGCGAACTCGCATCGAGGAGCGCCGCCGGATCAAGGGCTATCGCCCGCGCAAAGGCGAGAAGTCCCTCAAGCAGATGGAGGAGGAGCTCGCCGAGAAGGAGGCGCTCCTGCGGGCGGTCAACGCTTTGCGGGAGATGAACCCCATGCTGGGCCTGCGGGGCATCCGCCTGGGCATCCTCTATCCGGACATCATCCGCCTTCAGGTCCGGGCCATCTTCGAAGCTGCCTGCAATGTGAAGCGGCGGGGCATCACCCCGAAGCCGGAGATCATGATCCCCCTCAGCGCCGATGTGAAGGAGCTCCAGATTGTCCGGGAGATCGTGGATGAGGTGGCCCGGGATGTCATGGCGCGGGAGGGGATGGGGATCGATTACAAGTTCGGGACCATGATCGAGGTCCCGCGGGCGGCCCTGCTGGCGGGCGAGATCGCCCAGGTGGCCGAGTTCTTCTCCTTCGGCACCAATGATCTGACCCAGACCGTGTGGGCCATCAGCCGCGACGATGCCGAGGGGAAGTTCCTGTTACGTTATCTGGAGGAGAAGATCCTCCCGGAGAACCCCTTCCAGGTGCTGGATCGCAAAGGGGTGGGCCGTCTGATGCGGATGGCCGTGGAGGAGGGCCGTCGCACCCGGCCGGATCTGGAGGTGGGCATCTGCGGGGAGCACGGCGGGGATCCTTCTTCGATTGAGTTCTGCCATGAGATCGGGCTGAACTATGTCAGTGCTTCCCCATATCGTGTTCCGGTGGCGCGTCTGGCAGCTGCCCAGGCGGCCCTGAAAGAGCGGGCAGCGCGGATCGAAACCCGCTAA
- the radC gene encoding RadC family protein, with protein sequence MEFHSTYPWITMKDLPESERPRERLIQHGPGALSTAELLAILLRTGRRGENALNLAHRVLQICGGLAGLARTPIPELARIPGIGLAKAAQIQAALELGRRVATATPGERPQVRSAHDAYLLVADMADLEQETLRVLLLDTRGRVIAIPTIYVGNVNTTLVRPAEIFREAVRRNAVSLIIAHNHPSGDPTPSPEDIALTRDLVAAGQLLGIRVLDHLIIGRGRYASLREHGIAFPTP encoded by the coding sequence ATGGAATTCCATTCCACCTACCCCTGGATTACGATGAAGGACCTCCCAGAGAGCGAGCGACCCCGGGAACGCCTGATCCAGCACGGGCCTGGGGCGCTTTCAACCGCGGAGCTGCTCGCCATCCTGCTCCGAACCGGCCGGCGCGGGGAGAACGCACTGAATCTGGCCCATCGGGTACTCCAGATTTGCGGAGGGCTGGCCGGTCTGGCCCGAACGCCCATCCCCGAGCTGGCCCGGATCCCGGGCATCGGTCTGGCCAAGGCCGCCCAGATCCAGGCCGCTCTGGAGCTGGGGCGCCGGGTCGCGACCGCCACGCCCGGGGAACGCCCTCAGGTGCGCTCCGCGCACGACGCCTACCTTCTGGTGGCCGACATGGCGGACCTGGAGCAGGAAACCCTCCGGGTTCTCCTGCTGGATACCCGAGGAAGAGTCATTGCTATCCCCACCATCTATGTGGGGAACGTTAACACCACCCTGGTACGACCCGCAGAGATCTTCCGAGAAGCCGTCCGGCGCAACGCGGTTTCCCTCATCATCGCCCACAACCATCCTTCCGGGGATCCCACCCCATCTCCAGAGGACATCGCGCTGACTCGAGATCTGGTGGCCGCCGGCCAGCTGCTGGGAATCCGGGTGCTGGACCATTTGATCATCGGCCGCGGTCGATACGCCAGCCTGAGGGAGCATGGGATCGCCTTCCCCACACCATAG